A stretch of DNA from Arachis hypogaea cultivar Tifrunner chromosome 19, arahy.Tifrunner.gnm2.J5K5, whole genome shotgun sequence:
TAATTTGCTTGCCCTTTAACTTCAAATTATACATCACATACACTAAatcattcattttcttttgatgcaACCGATTTCTTCTCTTTGTATGAacctaaaaatatataataccaatagttaataaatatacaaaaatcaaaattaaaataaataaaaaatagttctaAAAATCACCATTTCAAATGCACTCCAATTATGTTCACAACCAGATGAACTACAAGTTAAACTTAGAACTCGGATAGCAAACTTCCTTAGTTCTGGACAACTATCTCCATAAAAGTTCCACCACTCAGTAGGTAGCATGGCCTTTCTACTACTCTTTACAGTTTCATTGCCAAAGAGGCCTCTAGCATAATGAAAGTCAGGAAGTTGTAGACCAACCTTTTCCCTTTCTTCCTGGTTAGGAACCAATTTTTTCAAACAACTATATAAACCAATCTTAATGTCAACATCATCATCCATGAAATTTGGTTCATAGTGATAACGAGGATTAAGATAATACATAGCAGCATACAATGGCCTATGCAGTTGGCTTTTCCACCTCCCATCAATAATTTCCCATATAGGTTCATAACTAAAAATAACAATgcaaatgaataataataaaaaaaaatcaaataaataactaaatataataAGAAAGCATGGTAACATGATACAttgataatcaaatattaaagCCTTCAATTAGTTAAGATTACCTCTTTTTAACACAACCGAAATTAGTCTTGATTGTTTCTTTGGCTTTTTACCTTTTTTCATGCTTTCAAATATGAAACCCATGGCTAGTTTTTCATTTGAATCTACCAAGCGAAGCACTGTAATGAGAGCAGCAGCAGCCTTGAGGCATATGACAATATTCTTCCATAGCCTACTATCCAAAACCATGTTTTGGATTCTTATTCCTTCAGGCGTTGATGCAACCTTAGTTGTCTTCCAAGCATTAGAAGTAAACATAGTCATCAATGGTCCTTTATCATCATGAAGACAAGTGAGAGTCAAATAGACAGTGGCGAATCTTGTGGCATTTGGCTGAATCAAGTCCATTCCCTTTGTAAAATTCCTCAACATGCTAATGAGCATACTCCTGGAGTATATAAAAGTGGtgatttttcttcccttttttttatgGTTGTTTCATGCACcactacaacaaataagggttttcgcaacggtcaaaaaccgttgccgtagattgaaaaaccgttcccaaaactttaggcaacgctttggcaacggtttttgacctgtggtatatgcggccgttgCCAATGCTCAAAGGTAACGGTTTTTTACCTAAGACAAcggtaaaaaaaaaaccattgcCAAAGTTACTGGTATAGACAACGGTTTTGACAACAATTTTTAAAGAATGGTTTAGAACCGTTGCTGGATAGGCAACGGTTTAAAACTGTTCTCTTTCATGACGTAAGGGTCTAAAACCATAACTGGATAGGCGACGGTTTTAAACTGTTGTAGTTTTATTATTCACAAAGCCAAcggttttaataccattgccattttatagttgtttttgacaacggttttaacaccattgctttttgtgacttttgacaatggttttttataatataattctttatttacaagAGTTTTCTCATGAATGAAATTAGTTCCAACTTTTTTTTAGTGTCAATAAATAACCAAaactatttgaatcaaattactaaaaaaaactaattgaacatttaccatcaaatttgacttataaaaattgtTGTAAGATCCACAATCACATGATATCATC
This window harbors:
- the LOC112778360 gene encoding uncharacterized protein translates to MDLIQPNATRFATVYLTLTCLHDDKGPLMTMFTSNAWKTTKVASTPEGIRIQNMVLDSRLWKNIVICLKAAAALITVLRLVDSNEKLAMGFIFESMKKGKKPKKQSRLISVVYEPIWEIIDGRWKSQLHRPLYAAMYYLNPRYHYEPNFMDDDVDIKIGLYSCLKKLVPNQEEREKVGLQLPDFHYARGLFGNETVKSSRKAMLPTEWWNFYGDSCPELRKFAIRVLSLTCSSSGCEHNWSAFEMVHTKRRNRLHQKKMNDLVVEHSHLPMNDNTNDDPNSNEFAIPSMNSNEFNMHEGGENKFIKDPQQNFMEEEDEHVNDDDYVGRVELELERNDVSNEDGEDDDVDAIEDEDIGGFQF